A region of the Stieleria neptunia genome:
GCCGCGGCATTTCCTCAAATCATGCTGGCGACGGTCGGCGTGATGGCAACGTGTCCCGCCGTTGGAATCTCTCATCGCCAACGGCGGGCGCGGGGCCAACCGAAGATGAGAGACAATGGACAACGAAGCGACAGGCGACCAGGTGGTCGCTTTCTTCGATGCTGCAGTGAGCTTGCTCACCTACTGCAACGAAGAGATCGACAGTTTTAACGAAGCGATCGAAGAGCGTTTGCGTCGGGAAGAGATGACGCCATACGCTGCAGACCGAAAAGACCAGATCCACCGGCTTTGGCTCAATGTTCGAAATCGGTCGGTCGAAGTGACGGATTTTATCCGCATGGTTAACGCCTCTCATCGAAAGCCTATCCACATAGGTGACGATTGGGCGGGCGGGCTGATTTCGGAAGCTGTTTGCCCAGTTGCTCGATTGGTCGTCAACGTCATCAACGTGATCGGGTTTCCCGACGAAGAGAGGACGCATGCGGAGGCCAAACGGGACAGGCGAGTAGCGAGAGACCTGCTTGATCGCCTTCCTGAAAATTGGACAGCGGTTTCAGCTGAGATTCTTGAAATGGAACGGCAGCGGTGCCTAGCATGCCTTACGGAGCACCGATTCGCGGAGGGGCGGCAACCGGGAGCCCTCTGGAGCGTTGAAGTTATCTCCAAGTTGAAGGGGCAACAGCGAGCATTGCTTGAAACGATGAACAACGCGAACGGCAGCGTCCCCATCGACGAATTCGCCCAAAAATCCCAATGGGTATCTCCGTACGACGACGCTGCAGCGAGCTTGATTCAACGACTGAACAAGAATCTCGAAAAGCATTCTGTGGATAGTCGAATCCGACGGAATGACGGCCGATTCGAAAAAATACCGAAACCGACATAGAAACGACACATTTTCGTACGAGAACCGACACATCGGTCCTCCCTAACCTTTTCGCAACTTGCTTCAAAACGCATTGCGAAAAGGTTTTTTCATGCTCGCTACAGCCAACCAAACCCAATCGAATCCCGTTCGCCGGATTTTGACTGAGGACACTCTGACGCTTCAGGACGCCGCCTCCGACGTGGAGTCTCTCATTGGCCGGCGGCCTGACAAGACGACTCTCTACCGTTGGTGCCTGCGTGGTGTTCGCGGTGTCAAGCTTGAGCACGTTCGCCTCGGCGGCCGGATCATCACCAGCAAACAGGCGATCACGCGATTCATCGAAGCGCGAACCAAGAAAGCCTAGGAGGGTGTTGACGGCGCAGCCCATCAACACACAACGGCCAACCGGGGCGTAACCGGCTGGCCGTCGCGATTTCCGAAGTTTGCTCCAAGGACACAGAGCACCATGACCATAGCACAACCGTCAGACTCGGCAAGTCAAACGCCACTTTTTGACCACGGTCAACACGCCAAAGCAACCCGAGCCGCCGCGGCATCGGCAGCGAAAGAGAAGGGGCCGAACCGCCGGCTGCAGATCCTGACGTTACTCCGCTCCCGCGGCACCACCGGCGCGACACGTCACGAGATCGCCGACGCAATGGGTTGGCCGTTGTCATCTGTTTGCTCGCCGGTCTTAGAGTTGCTCCGCACTGGCGATTTGATCGAGAACGGCGAGAAACGAAAAACGCAGTTCGGATCGATGGCCGCGGTGATCGTCGTGAACCCTTTGAAGGCGGAGGGCTGAACGATGGAGATTGCTAGAAAAATCATCCAGATTGTCCCCGGCGACTGGGATGTCATTTGGTTCTGCCGGACGCAAAAAGAAATCTACAAGACCAAAGCGATGTTCTGCGCCGCGGTCAAGGAATACGAGATCAAGCGGGACACCAGCGGCCGCGTATGCGATCGGCAGTACCTATGGGACAGCGTGATACCGATCGATCCCAGTGACATCGGCATCGGTGGAATCGTTGACAGTGACGAGTACATCGGCATCGTCCCCGCCGGGGTTGACCCGCGAGATCCGCAATACGCCCTAGAGTTTCCCATGGAAGCGAGGGATGCGGCATGAACGGACCAGGCGAGACGGCGGCATGGTTGGATGCCCTTTACAGCCGATGCACTCCCGACGATGGCGAACTCGTTTTCGTCGATTCAACCAAACGCAAAACCGTGGGAATGGCGAAAGCCGGCGATCCCGACGAACTGGTCAAGGCAGCCAACGCGATGAATGGCCGGCTCGATCAGTATTTGAAAATCAACCCGATGGACGGTGACGCGATCCGGGCGAGAGCGGAACGCGATGGCAAGGGACGCTACATAGTCGGTTCTGCAAACGAAGTCAAAACGATCGTCTCGTTCCACCTGGACTGTGACGCCGGGAAATCATCGAAGTATCACACCCGCGAAACGATGCTCCGATTGCTCGACAAGATGCCTCGCAAGCCGTCGCTGATTGTCAACAGTGACGGTCCCGAGGGCGGGTTTCATTGTTACTGGATTCTTGCAAATCCGTTTCGCATCAAATCAGACGATGATCGCGAATACATCAAGCGTCTGACGAAGCGTTGGCAGGACAAGCTAAACAGTTTGGCCGGCGGAAAACTTGACTCAACGGCCAACATCGACCGCGTGTTGCGAGTGGTTGGGCAAGGTCGCAGCAACGGCAACGCGGTGACGTGTCACGAGTATCACCCTGAGCGGTTGTATTCGTTGCGTGAATTGTCGCTCCCTGCAAGTCAAAGCGAAATCAAAACGTCTGCCACAAAGTTTGCTCGGCAAGTGATCCGCGAAACACTCGGCAAGTGTGACACATCAGACCAGCCGATCACCGCGTACATCGACGCGAGCAATTTAACCGTCGAAGACCTGTTGGCACAAAATGGATACCAACAGCTACGCGGTGACGAATGGATTCGCGAGGGCAGCGTCAGCGGTGCCAGAACGTTGAAGATTGCCACCGAGGCGGATCGGCCGGGGATCAATGTGTTTTCGGGGAACGAAACGCGGTTCCCTTGCCTCAAGGATGACGGCAGTGTCGGCCGGTTCTATTCGATTGACCAGATGTTTGTGACTCTCCGTCACGGTGGCGACTGGAAGGCCGCCGCGCGTTGGTGTCACGAACAAATCGAAAGCCAATCAGGGAGGGGGCCAGCGTGAACGAATACACCGATGAAGCGATTGAACAGTTTCAACGCAAGTATGACCAGGCCGTCGAAGAGGCGAGCCGAAAGACGGCCGCGGTCAAGCTACTGGCACGAGAGGCCAAGCGTCGGCAAATTGATCTTGGCACCATCCCTGCCGGCGATCTTCCCGAGGTCAAAACCGATAAGGGTCTGACCATCAAGGTCGAATCAGTTGCGTTTGACGGGAACCATTCGGGCACAGTGCGGGATGAATCAGGCGAGTCGATGCCGTTTGGTTGGATCGTCACCAGTGACGACGATCGAAGCCGGTTCATTAAGAGCGTGGTTGCCAAGTGGCCTGATGAAACACCGGAATCGATCGAGGCAGTGATCGATGTTTTTTCCAGCCGATGGGAAACCCTTCAAGCGTCTCGTGACACAGACGATTCTGAAAAGCCGTTGACGCGGTGCGGTATCGAGATCCTTCACGAATTGCTTGACGATCTGCACGACGGTCGCGGCGATGTTCTCTATACGCTCGGCAACGCCCTTGAAGGATTCGAGATCGGACCCGGATTGATCGCCGCACTCGGAGCTGGGCCGGGGGTCGGTAAGACCGCGTTGGCCGGCCAAGTCACCTTTGAAGTGTTGCAGCACAATACCGGCGTCCAGGTTTACATCGCAAACGCTGAGTCGACGTTCAAGGCGTTGTTGAAGCGCGAGTTGGCCGGACGAACAAGTGTTCCGCCCAAGGCGTTGCGATTCGCTGACCTGACCGCCGGCCAACTTGCTGAGGTTGACTTCGCCGCGGCAGAGATCGCGGAACACGTTGGTGCCGATCGGTTGAACGTGATGCCAATTGAGCTTTGCACGATGGAAGGTCTGGGGCGTCTGATGCGAGAACGCGAGCCGGGATTTTTGATCGTCGACTACATCCAGAAATTCGCCCCTTACGGAAAGGACATTCGGCAAGGTGTCAACGAGGTCATGACGCTGCTGCGTGTGATGGCCAGCAAGGGCTGGGGCATCCTCGCGTTGTCGGCCACGTCGCGCACCACGGGGAAGTCATCCAGCGGGCACGACACCTCCAAACTGACGCTGGCGAGCTTCAAGGAATCGGGCGAGATCGAATTTAACGTAGACAGTGCGTATCTGTTGCGTGATTGCGGTGAAGTCGAACCAGGCGTGCGAGGTGTTCGCAACATCGCCCTTGATTGCGTCAAGAACCGTCACGGCGATCAGATTCGAAAGGAACTCGTTTTTGACATGCCGCGAATGCGATTCGGAACGCCTGACCCGATGCCCCATGACTTTGGGGAGTACGGGGGAAATCTCGGCGACCAGCCTTGGAAGGCGAAAGGATGACTCAAAAACAGAAATCAAATTTACGATGGGAGTCGGGCCGGCACATTCATGACATCGTGCTGCCGTCCCTGGATTCGACCGCACAGGCCGCGGTGCTAATGTTCTGCTGGTTTCACGCCCGCGGGCGTGACTGCGTTTTCGATGCGACTGCCCAGCAAATCGGGGACGCACTGAGTATGTCGCAGCGTCACGCGAAACGGGTTCTCTGTGAACTTGAGACGGGCGGCGTGGTCAAGACGCTGACCAGTGGTCGGGGACGGGGCAACCCATCAACGCGATACATCACAGGCCAGCCATTGAAGATCACAAAAGGGGACTCCCATGTCACCCTTTCCGATCAAAAAGGGGACACAGGCGTCACCCTTCCAAAAACAAAAGGGGACAAACGGCGCACGAAAAGGGGACAAATGGCGCACGAAAAGGGGACACCCATGTCACCCACACAGAACAGAACAGAAGCGGCGTCGCTTTCGCTTCGCGACGACACCACTTCTGGCACACCAAAAGACGAACGCCCCCGCCGCGTTGCAACACCTGACGCTGCTGCTGGATGAGTAGGTACTACTTTGAGGTCCAACGCTCGGGCCTCCAAAGGGAACAGTCACAAAAATTAGTACTGTTGACCACTAAGAAGGAATAAACCCAATGGCAAGACCGAAAGGGAAACAAATCGCCGTCACCTGCGGAGTTTGCGGCACGATTCGACACTGGCCCCCATCAAAAGCGGCGGGCAAAAAATACTGTTCCCGCCCATGCCGGGACCGAGGGCGCGAGCTGGTCACAGATTGGGACTGGATCGCCGGCGGGGCGTCGGTGATTTACCGGATGCCCGATTGTTCCGATCCGATGGGACGGGGTGTCATCGCCGATGACCGGGTGTTCCTACGGGTTGATGATGGCTGGCAAGAACTGGTTTTGCAGCGAAACGCCCACTCCGCGGGATTTCGCGTTGTCGAGCGTGTTCCCATCGATGCGGCTGAGATCCCGGCCCCGACCATCGAAACGCCACACGCGACGACTGAGGCGACGGAATGACCAATTTTGAAGCCGCCGCCCAGTGCACCATCGACCACAACCGCCGGCTATGGGCGTCGCGCCGTTTTCTGGCCGAACAGGCAGCCGCCCACCTGGACGATGCCGCGGCAATCCTGGCCGAGATCGACGACGAATGGGAGGCGATGGAAAACAACCACGCCCGATTGCGGCATCACGTCCGGCGGTTGCAGCAAAAGTTGGCGACCGACGACAAGCCGCTGAGCATCGGCGAACGGTTCGACATCATCACCCGAAAAAAGTAATTCCTCGTTAAGCACATCGCATCATTTTTTCCGACATGGACGCCGCTAAAACTTCCAACGTGACGGTCACCGCCAAGACGTTTACGGACACACCCCGTTGCCCAGCTTGCGGAACGACTGACCGAACGCCCTACGGGCACAACCGAACCGTCGAGCTAAAACCGACCGATCAGGAACCCTGGACGCACCTTGTAGCCCGTCGCTGCCGGTGTGCGAAATGCGATAAGCCACGAATCGATTATTTCCGAGAGATCCGAACCGATGACAAACCATCCAAACCCAATGGCGGGAATCCTGAGCGTCGGCGATGCCGCTGAAATGCTGGGGGCCAATCCGATCGACGTTCAGCGTGTAATCGCACTCGGCGAACTGGACGACAACCGCAACAAAGACGGCAACGTCGTGATGCGTGGCGACCTGGAACGATTCATGGGCCGTCGGGCACCGAACTTGAAGTCACTTCGAACCCGTGACGGATGGTTTGCACATGACCCCACCCTCGTCCAGCGTGACGAGTTTCAGCGTCGAATCCGTCGTCATGCCGGCGAACTGGCCCAAGTCACTGACGAGCAGATTGACGCGGCATACAAAGCCAACCCGCGGCAACGCCCCCTGACGTTCACGGTTGCCCCAACGAAATCGATGCGGGACTGTTTCGCAGCGGATTCAACCGGCACCCTGTTTGCCCGCAAACCCTCTGGCGTTCCGTTGGGCGTGTCCGCGATGGCGGCAGTCTTGCGGGATGGAGCACTGCGAGAAGTAAACCGACGACTCGGCCGGCGTGGTATGAGCAAGGGCGGAGTCGGCAGCCGCCACGCGCTCGAGACGCTGTACGAATCTCCCGAGGCGTTCAAAGGCATCGCTGAAGCTGCCAAGTCTGCGCTGACCGCCCTGGACGTGGCATTCCACGAATCCCGAAAGCCGGCATCGGCACCCGGTGAAGTCTCCATTCTGACCACCGTGAAGCTGTCGTCACTGTCGACGAACTTCGACCATCACGTCGCGATGGCGGTTGACCTGGCGTTCTGATCCCGACCACTCTTTTTGCCCCCTACCCTCCGAGGAACCCAACGATGACTGCCCTGTTAGAACGAGTCTTCAAGCAACGCGAAAAACAAGACCAAGCGATCCACGAAAACGAACAGCACATGCGCGATGAACTGCTGGAGCTCGCGATCAAAGATGCCTTCGGCGAAGAAGTCACCGACGACGACGCCAACAATCTCTCAGCGTTGCTGTACGCTCAAAAGTTGAGTGACGACGAATACGGCAAGCTGGTAGCGGCGATTGCTCGCGTGCCGGCTGCGGTCGGCAGTCACGAATACGTGACGGAACTTCACGAGCAAAAGGCCGCGGAGTTT
Encoded here:
- a CDS encoding DnaB-like helicase C-terminal domain-containing protein; translated protein: MNEYTDEAIEQFQRKYDQAVEEASRKTAAVKLLAREAKRRQIDLGTIPAGDLPEVKTDKGLTIKVESVAFDGNHSGTVRDESGESMPFGWIVTSDDDRSRFIKSVVAKWPDETPESIEAVIDVFSSRWETLQASRDTDDSEKPLTRCGIEILHELLDDLHDGRGDVLYTLGNALEGFEIGPGLIAALGAGPGVGKTALAGQVTFEVLQHNTGVQVYIANAESTFKALLKRELAGRTSVPPKALRFADLTAGQLAEVDFAAAEIAEHVGADRLNVMPIELCTMEGLGRLMREREPGFLIVDYIQKFAPYGKDIRQGVNEVMTLLRVMASKGWGILALSATSRTTGKSSSGHDTSKLTLASFKESGEIEFNVDSAYLLRDCGEVEPGVRGVRNIALDCVKNRHGDQIRKELVFDMPRMRFGTPDPMPHDFGEYGGNLGDQPWKAKG
- a CDS encoding DUF1580 domain-containing protein gives rise to the protein MLATANQTQSNPVRRILTEDTLTLQDAASDVESLIGRRPDKTTLYRWCLRGVRGVKLEHVRLGGRIITSKQAITRFIEARTKKA